The Quercus robur chromosome 7, dhQueRobu3.1, whole genome shotgun sequence genome has a segment encoding these proteins:
- the LOC126693609 gene encoding pectinesterase inhibitor 2-like, giving the protein MGCFPLFSTVTLFVASLSLLISCSYGVNPDVLATICSQTQNQEICESILTSDPRTSSADLPTLSLISLELTMKQASDNNQSFTQFRDNTTNPSLKNDFSNCVTLYKDMQDKLNAAHLLSKQRKYKDITDLGQLTTLAYNCENGLPSDSPTAAITEDMLLTSQTAISVNAYIAT; this is encoded by the coding sequence ATGGGCTGCTTTCCATTATTCTCTACTGTTACTCTGTTTGTagcatctctttctcttctcaTCTCTTGCTCTTATGGTGTCAACCCTGATGTCCTGGCCACCATTTGCTCCCAAACTCAAAACCAAGAAATCTGTGAGAGTATATTAACAAGCGATCCGCGTACTAGCTCGGCAGACCTCCCCACACTCTCATTAATATCACTTGAGCTAACAATGAAACAAGCTAGTGACAATAACCAGAGTTTTACACAATTTCGTGACAACACTACCAATCCGTCTCtcaaaaatgatttttccaATTGTGTGACGCTTTACAAGGATATGCAAGACAAGCTCAATGCGGCTCACCTGTTGTCAAAGCAGAGAAAGTACAAGGACATCACTGATTTAGGCCAGTTGACTACTCTAGCTTACAATTGCGAAAATGGCCTCCCTTCTGATTCACCTACTGCTGCTATAACCGAAGATATGCTCTTGACTAGCCAGACTGCAATAAGTGTCAATGCATACATTGCTACATAA